TGCCCACCCCCTTCAACACGGCCTGTAAAATCGAATGACTGCGTAGTCATTTTGTTTTGGTCCAGTTCCTGCTATGAACCCTCGAGGTCCCAGAGGTATTTCCACGTGTTCTCCTTGCTCTGCTTAAGGGTCAGGAGCCCGCCCTCAACAGCCCCACCCCAAACCACAGACTCGGCTTTCTGGCTGTACACAACCAACCCTTTATTAAATCCAGCTTTGCACGTCTTCACACTGTCTCAGGCAAGGACTGATCGCCATGCAAGCCGCCAGCACCATGGTCTGTCCTGTCCTCCAGGGATGACCTTAAGTCCTTACGTAGTCTGAATCTCATCAAGGAACCACCTACTGGAACAAGGAGGAAGATTAAGGAGAAAGAATAGAGGAGCCTGGCTCCAGAAGGAACCATGCGCCATCCTACTAGCGGGGCGGAGGGCGGGGTGGGAGAGGATACTCCTTGGGGTCATGTAGGTATAGCAGAGCTTACTAGGAATGAAGAGGTACAGGAATACAGGGATTCAAAAGCACTTAACAGGAAACAAACCTGGCAAGCAGGCTGCTGCATCTCCACTCTTTTTGGTTGAAGTCATTCCAGAGACAGTGACTCCGGTATCATTGCTGCTCTTGGGCCATTCTTCCCTATGTCCAGGCTGGGTCCCCTTCAACCTGCCAAAGCAAAGAAGTGTTATTCTTGAGTCCTTGCTGGGGTTTACAACTGCCCCCCAACCTCCCTGGAAACCATCCACAGCTCCCATGAGGGTCTCAAGCTAGTCATGGGGCCATGAGATCAGAGGCACCGTCATAGGCTAGCATGCCCAGGGCGGGCCTGTGCCTTGAAATGTAGCCAGAGCCACATTCCCGTAGACAGAGCCAGCTACTCACTTGGGATTGAGCTGCTTAGAGACAGGTGGGCTCTGGAAAAAACTAATGGTAGCAACAGATATCAGAGAAAGCTAGTTAGTCACATGACTTAAAAGAGGTCTGGAAAAGACTGTCAACTGATGAACAAAAAATCCAAAAGGCAGGGTGTTCGGTAGTCTCCAATCCTGCTTAAGGGGATGGTACCTATGAGCAAGATTTGACTGTGCCTCAGGCCGCTTGCCTGGCCAAAGGCAGGGAAGAACAAACAACTGGGCCTGACGTTAGTTAtagcttgatttaaaaaaaaaaaacaaaaaacagtcaaAGGCACATTCCCCGGGTACGTTACTTTCAAATGAGCTCTCAACAAGAGGGATGTGGACACGAGCGAAAGGAGTTACCTCGAATTACAGGGCTATTTCCACATATGAGCTAGCCAAGGGAGCAGCTTGCATCTCAGAGGTTTCTGTTGGGCGCACAACACTTCTGTCCTCCGAGGGCTGCAGCTTCCATAGGCTAGCAGAGAACGCTCAGAACTTGTGAAGCAAGAGCAGAACTAGCTAACAAGCTGGTCAGTCTGTGGTCACCCAGGGACACCATGTGCCCTCCACTCTCTGGCCTGCTGCTAGATTAAAGCTCTCTAGGTCAGTGTCAGGTGTGTCCAAGCATCCACTGTCCCTGCTAAGCTGCCAGTCCTGTCAAGCCCTCTGGCTGCCACTGCCAGAAGCCTCCCAGGGCTGCTCTGCCATCTGAGTTGCCCATACCCGTCACCCACCTCGCTCACCTAAGGGGATGGTGCAGTTAGCTGTTCACAATGCCCGACCAATGTCAAGTTTGCTCTGCCTTCCTTGTCTAGCTCTCCGCAGGCCTCACGTGGGACTCACAAACCTACTACTCCTCAAACTGCTCTCTGCTCAGGTCTGACTGCAAAAGCCCAGCAGGGACTGTGTTGTGCAATGAAAGGGAAATTGTCAGAGCAAGATTCATTTCACACAGTCTTTTAATCAGCTTCGTAAAGCCAAAGAAAACTGCATACAAGAATTCCTTAGCCACTGCAAATACAACATCGATGAAGTATGCATATGTCTTCCGGTAAAAAAGGACAATATAAATAAACATCTTCAAGAACCTCTTGGGGATGTCTGCATGTCTACTGCAGGGCACGCACAGCACAGATGGGCAGATGGGCTGGGCAGCCTCTGCTGCAGCCCCAATGGTGTCCTACCATGCTACATTCAGAAACGTTATAGGGAGTTGGAAACAAGCCACAGCTTGCTCAGCTTCCGACAAAGAGCACATTCAGAGTATTTGATCTCAGACACAAGTGAATGGGGCACCCAACTTCATGGGGCTGAccccactaaaaagaaaaaaggcaacacAAAAAAACACCCCCTAACGCCCCCCAAACCCCTGACAATTTAGGAACTCATGGCtcatagtaaaaagaaaaaagtaaatcttAAGTGCTTTTCAACTCTTGGAAAACCCTTAAAAATGGACAGCACTTCCTTAAATAGAAAAGTCTTAACAATGAGGCCATCTTGGGGGTCAGAAGCAGTCAGGCTGGGTTTGACAAGATCAGAACTGAAACGACTACAAAAGTGGGAATACAAGGTGTGTTCACTACACATTAACGATTCAGCGAAGCTCCCAAAATCTTTAAATATACAGCCATTGGAAGGACGATCTTGAGCAGGAAGGATTTTTACTCGTTGTGTGTAGCTGAGGACAAGAAGCAGGTACAGTGTAAAGGCACTGAAGCACGCAAAAGACGCAGCATTTCACTCCCAAGTCCAGATCTGGAGGGCTGGGCCCTGTGGCCTTAGGAGCAACCAACCCCCCCATAGTTGAGAGAGGGCATGACCAGCGGCCACACATGCACCTATGCTGGAATGCTCAGCAGGTTcctgctctccctttcctttttggTCAGTTTGATTTGGCTCTTATGTTCTGTGGTAGAAATGGCTCTGAGAGAACAGACTTGTTCCTTATGGGCAAACACAGTGACAAAGTCTGAGCATCCAGCCTAAGTTGCTCGTAGAGGACTCCAGGTGCACTGAGCTCCCACAGCTGGCCATGACAACGTGGCACCCTTGGAGCATAACTTACCGTAACTGTCGTAGCTGTCTCTGTAGGATCCACCTGAGCTCCGGTCACCGTAGCCACCACCCTGATTCCGGCTGCAGAAGGACAGACATGAGTGCTGGAGAGTACCTATCTACTAATGTAATACCTGAGGCAGGTTGAGCTGCCAGCCCTCATGCCAGCAGTCTTGTCATGGGGATGGAACAAGCACTACAGCAGGGACGATgacaggaaatcattaaaaatcaccaaacgggcagcgcctgtggctcagtcggtaaggcgccggccccatataccaagggtggcgggttcaaacccggccccggccaaactgtaaacaaaaaatagccgggcgttgtggctggtgcctgtagtcctagctactcgggaggctgaggcaagagaatcgcttaagcccaggagttggaggttgctgtgagctgtgtgaggccacggcactctaccgagggcaataaagtgagactctgtctctacaaaaaaaaaaaaaaaaaaaaaaatcaccacactTGATGCCCTGGCTGGCCTTCCCCTTCTGTGACTGGACTCCTGAACAGCCCCCTCTACTGCCTGCCACCCTCTTCACCTCTGCTCCACATCTTGCTATCCTCATCTCACCCAGGAAGAGCCCTCCCAGGGACCTTTGACAGGATTCAGCAATCCCCCAGCCACCTTACATCCAGGCTGTGTCTCTACCTCCCTCTCCTTACCTGCTGTAGTAGTCTCTGGAACCTCCATAGCCCCCACTCCGAGATTCAAACCGGCTTCCCCCATAGCCTCGGTCCCCTCCTCCTGCAAGCAgggacagaaagaagaaatgaatactACCACCTCCTGCAAGCAGTATCTCTACTGCATGCCCAAGGGCCCACCTCATGGCACTCACCTCTGGAGAACCCACGGCCTCGGCCTCGGCCGCCACGGAAGAAACCTCGGCCCCCAGCAGAGCCACCTCGGTACCCACGGGATCGATTGTCAGATGACTTGCCTGCCTGGTCAACTCGAATCTGTCGCCCATCTACAGACTGGAGACCAGAGGTTTGGTACAGGTTAGCCTATGAATTGTCCCATCCCTGAGGGGAGCTCATGTTCTGCAACCCCAGACCCTCACCTTCCCATTCATGGCCATCATGGCATCCTTGGCATCATCGATGTTTTCAAAGGTGACAAACCCAAACCCCCGAGATCGCTGGGTCTCTCTATCTTTGACGACCACCACTGTGCAGGGCAAAAAAGGCTGCAGTCAGCACCTACCTGTTCACATAATCAGAATAAGGACAGGCCAGCCCTATTCAGCCACCAGCCCAGCACCAACCTCACCTTCAGAGATCTGTCCATATTTTGAGAAGACTTGCTCGAGTGATTGCTCATTGGTATCAAAACTCAGCCCTCCAATGAAAAGCTTGCCTTCATCTGATGCCATGGTGGCCTAAGGCAAACACCAGAGAAGTCCTTAATAAGCTTCACTTCTCACCACCTCCCCTGCCATATTTTACACTAGAAATTACAAATGCTATTTAAGGGAAATActggaaaattattttactttttttttgttccaagacagtctcaatctgttgTGCCAGgcca
This region of Nycticebus coucang isolate mNycCou1 chromosome 2, mNycCou1.pri, whole genome shotgun sequence genomic DNA includes:
- the CIRBP gene encoding cold-inducible RNA-binding protein isoform X1, giving the protein MASDEGKLFIGGLSFDTNEQSLEQVFSKYGQISEVVVVKDRETQRSRGFGFVTFENIDDAKDAMMAMNGKSVDGRQIRVDQAGKSSDNRSRGYRGGSAGGRGFFRGGRGRGRGFSRGGGDRGYGGSRFESRSGGYGGSRDYYSSRNQGGGYGDRSSGGSYRDSYDSYGKLCSKGATLSWPAVGAQCTWSPLRAT
- the CIRBP gene encoding cold-inducible RNA-binding protein isoform X2, with translation MASDEGKLFIGGLSFDTNEQSLEQVFSKYGQISEVVVVKDRETQRSRGFGFVTFENIDDAKDAMMAMNGKSVDGRQIRVDQAGKSSDNRSRGYRGGSAGGRGFFRGGRGRGRGFSRGGGDRGYGGSRFESRSGGYGGSRDYYSSRNQGGGYGDRSSGGSYRDSYDSYATHNE